TCTCTTCAGCATAGACTTTGATAGGATTGACTTCGCTCAGATAGTTTGCCGGAAAGCCGCCACCCAAATTTATCATTTGAAGCTTTATGCCTTCTTCGTTCTTCATCCAATCAAACATATATTTAACTTTGGCTAAAGCATCATCCCAAGCGGCAACGTCTTTTTGCTGACTGCCCACATGGAATGAGATGCCATAAGGTACCAAGCCCAATTCTTGCGCTTGAATCAATAGTTCAATCGCCATATTGGGGTGACAACCAAATTTGCGTGATAATGGCCATTCAGCGGTATCTGACCCTTGTACTAAGATACGTACAAATATTTTTGAGCCAGGTGCATGTTTTGCAATGTTTTTTAAATCTGCTTCTGAGTCGGTCGCATACAAATCAACCCCTTTTTCAAAGGCGTATTTGACATGTTCAGGCTTTTTGATGGTATTACCATAAGAGATACGTGAGGGCTCAACGCCGCAGTCAAGCACGCGATCAAGCTCATAAATCGATGCACAGTCAAAGTTTGAACCAAGCTCAGCAAGCAGATTGATGACTTCGACAGCAGGGCTTGCTTTCATCGCATAATGGATTTTAGCATGAGGAAAAAAACCAACCATTTCATGATATTTTATTTTAATGCGATTAAGATCAACCACCAAAAATGGCGTTTCACGACCTTCAGCCGCTTTAGTAAACTTCTGCCAGCCGGCAGGGTCAAAATATTGGTCGATTTTAATCATAGTAAGACCTTTAATAAAAACAGTATTTAATGAGAACAAGGAATGAAGCTAACAAATAGTGATGCTAACCAAAACTAATAATAAAACCCAAATTCTTTACGCTAAAATCTAAACGTTCAATCGTCACCTTATCGCTGCGCTATGTGCAGTATCTAAAACAGACAACGTTTAAAACGTAGCATAAGCCATAACAAAACCACTTGACGATAAACGTATGTGAAATCAACTTATCAGAGAAATAGATTAAGAGTTTGCTGGCTGTGGCTCTTTTTCCGCCACTTGCTCGCCTTGTTTTTCACGTATTTTAAGGACTTTACGCACCTTATCACGCGCACGTGTCTGTTTCAAACGCGACAAATAATCGACGAAAATCACCCCATTCAGATGATCCATTTCGTGTTGGATGCAAACGGCAAGTAAGCCTTCTACTTCTTCATCAATCTTATTGCCATTCTCATCTAGTGCTTCGATACGCACTTTGTTTGGGCGCTCAACTTTGTCATAGACGTCTGGCACGGACAGACAACCTTCTTCATACGGCTGCTTTTCTTCAACCAATGGCGTTACTTTGGGATTGATAAACACTCTTGGGCTGTCTTTATCTTCTGATAAATCCATCACGATAAGCTGGATATGGTGATCCACTTGGCTTGCAGCCAGACCGATACCTTGCGCATCGTACATGGTCTCAATCATATCGGTGATTAAGGTTTTGATTTCAGCAGTGACTTCCTTGACAGGCGTTGCAATCGTACGCAGACG
The window above is part of the Psychrobacter cryohalolentis K5 genome. Proteins encoded here:
- a CDS encoding type III PLP-dependent enzyme; translated protein: MIKIDQYFDPAGWQKFTKAAEGRETPFLVVDLNRIKIKYHEMVGFFPHAKIHYAMKASPAVEVINLLAELGSNFDCASIYELDRVLDCGVEPSRISYGNTIKKPEHVKYAFEKGVDLYATDSEADLKNIAKHAPGSKIFVRILVQGSDTAEWPLSRKFGCHPNMAIELLIQAQELGLVPYGISFHVGSQQKDVAAWDDALAKVKYMFDWMKNEEGIKLQMINLGGGFPANYLSEVNPIKVYAEEIQSYLSDDYSAEDMPEIILEPGRSLVGGSGVLVSDVVLISRKSHTDLTRWVYTDVGLFQGLIETLGEAIKYPVYTPKMETSTSAGTVVLAGPTCDSTDIMYEEAGYQLPEELEIGDKIFWLTTGAYTNSYSSIEFNGFPPLEVVYVD
- the def gene encoding peptide deformylase — protein: MALLPILSYPDPRLRTIATPVKEVTAEIKTLITDMIETMYDAQGIGLAASQVDHHIQLIVMDLSEDKDSPRVFINPKVTPLVEEKQPYEEGCLSVPDVYDKVERPNKVRIEALDENGNKIDEEVEGLLAVCIQHEMDHLNGVIFVDYLSRLKQTRARDKVRKVLKIREKQGEQVAEKEPQPANS